In bacterium, a single window of DNA contains:
- the btuD_2 gene encoding Vitamin B12 import ATP-binding protein BtuD — protein sequence MIDVRHITKRFGPAVAVNNVTFSVASGEVVGFLGPNGAGKSTTMKCITCYLAPDQGTIKVNGFDVFKQPLQVRRQIGYLPESNPLYYEMGVTDYLGFVADVHDVPVNERKRRIESIIDRVGLTRMRHKDIGELSKGYKQRVGLAQAMVADPPVLILDEPTTGLDPNQIVEIRALIRELGQEKSVILSTHILPEVRVTCSRIIIIAEGRVVDEGTPEDLIDRAKGEQIYTVTFVTPDGDAVDRALAEHPLIASYRLLELPVPEAAKAAAATTGEAPALAGEEAELAAANGESDPDTHTADESAPLVPVSQPASGGALAVAGPSDRQRYEIIASGTDDIGMDLFEMAVRHGWRLSELTRKEVSLEQVFQKLTIKETTSHAA from the coding sequence ATGATCGACGTCCGTCATATCACCAAGCGCTTCGGCCCCGCCGTCGCCGTGAACAACGTCACCTTCAGCGTGGCGAGCGGGGAGGTCGTCGGCTTTCTTGGTCCCAACGGGGCCGGGAAATCCACGACGATGAAATGTATTACCTGCTACCTCGCGCCGGACCAGGGAACCATCAAAGTCAACGGCTTCGATGTCTTTAAGCAGCCGCTGCAGGTCCGGCGGCAGATCGGCTACCTCCCGGAGTCCAACCCCCTCTATTATGAGATGGGCGTCACCGACTACCTGGGATTTGTCGCCGACGTGCACGATGTGCCGGTCAACGAACGAAAGCGCCGCATCGAGAGCATCATCGACCGGGTCGGACTGACCCGGATGCGACACAAGGACATCGGCGAGCTCTCCAAGGGATACAAGCAGCGGGTGGGGCTCGCGCAGGCGATGGTCGCCGACCCGCCGGTCCTGATTCTGGATGAGCCCACGACCGGCCTCGACCCCAACCAGATTGTGGAAATCCGGGCACTGATTCGCGAGCTGGGGCAGGAAAAAAGCGTCATTTTGTCCACGCACATCCTGCCGGAAGTCCGGGTCACCTGTTCCCGCATCATCATCATTGCCGAGGGACGGGTCGTTGATGAAGGCACTCCGGAAGATCTGATTGATCGCGCGAAGGGCGAGCAGATCTACACCGTCACGTTCGTGACCCCGGATGGGGACGCAGTCGACCGCGCACTGGCGGAGCATCCCCTGATCGCCTCGTATCGCCTCCTCGAGCTTCCGGTACCAGAGGCGGCCAAAGCGGCTGCTGCGACGACTGGCGAGGCCCCCGCGCTGGCGGGGGAAGAAGCCGAGCTCGCTGCCGCTAACGGGGAGTCCGATCCGGACACCCACACCGCAGATGAGTCGGCTCCGCTGGTCCCGGTGTCGCAGCCCGCATCGGGGGGAGCCCTGGCCGTGGCAGGCCCATCAGACCGGCAGCGGTACGAAATCATCGCCAGTGGTACGGATGACATCGGGATGGACCTGTTCGAAATGGCCGTCCGCCATGGCTGGCGCCTCTCAGAACTGACCCGCAAGGAAGTCTCGCTGGAGCAGGTCTTCCAAAAGCTCACCATCAAGGAGACCACCAGCCATGCTGCGTAG
- the argK gene encoding GTPase ArgK — MPESAPLPGSLLLLLEGAREGDPRSLGRLCSVVEAGGGAARQLLQHLDPAGGRSQRIGFTGPPGSGKSSLLHHALTHFRASTQQRTALVAVDPTSPLTGGAILGDRIRWSVHQTADNLFLRSMASRGSLGGLAAGTRDCVSLLDAVGFDRVLVETVGVGQIGTDIADTVDCLVVVLNPESGDAVQMLKAGLLEMADLYVINKADRPGALALRDHLEGALEIATAAGRDASRPVPPILLTSASESTGLEALWSSLESWFAVAASTGSLEQLRATQRQRLVRQLAEAELRVSFGARLDSAAPGADRWSALATRQIDPYTIATEWLAAVLPDSH; from the coding sequence GTGCCCGAGTCGGCCCCCCTGCCCGGATCGCTGTTGCTGCTGCTGGAAGGGGCGCGCGAAGGGGACCCCCGGTCGCTGGGCCGTCTCTGCTCGGTGGTGGAGGCTGGTGGAGGGGCAGCCCGACAGCTGCTGCAACATCTGGACCCTGCGGGTGGCCGGAGTCAGCGCATCGGATTCACGGGTCCGCCGGGATCTGGCAAATCGAGCCTGTTGCATCACGCCCTCACCCACTTTCGCGCGTCGACACAGCAACGGACTGCCCTGGTGGCAGTGGATCCCACGTCGCCGCTGACCGGTGGTGCGATCCTCGGCGACCGGATTCGCTGGTCGGTGCATCAGACGGCGGACAATCTGTTTCTCCGAAGCATGGCTAGCCGGGGGAGCCTCGGGGGACTCGCCGCCGGAACCCGCGATTGTGTGAGCCTCCTCGATGCCGTCGGCTTTGATCGGGTGCTGGTAGAAACTGTCGGGGTGGGACAGATTGGGACGGACATCGCGGATACGGTCGATTGCCTCGTGGTGGTGCTGAATCCGGAGTCAGGGGATGCGGTGCAGATGCTGAAGGCGGGGCTGCTGGAAATGGCTGATCTGTATGTCATCAACAAAGCGGATCGTCCGGGTGCCCTGGCGCTCAGGGATCACCTCGAGGGGGCCCTGGAAATCGCGACAGCAGCGGGGCGTGATGCGAGCCGTCCGGTCCCGCCCATCCTGCTCACGTCCGCCAGCGAGTCGACCGGGCTGGAAGCGCTCTGGTCCAGCCTGGAGTCCTGGTTTGCCGTCGCGGCTTCCACCGGCAGCCTGGAGCAGCTCCGTGCAACCCAGCGCCAGCGATTAGTACGGCAACTCGCGGAAGCCGAGCTACGGGTCTCGTTCGGCGCACGGCTCGATAGTGCCGCCCCCGGAGCAGACCGTTGGAGCGCACTGGCGACGCGGCAGATCGATCCCTATACAATCGCGACCGAATGGCTCGCCGCCGTTCTGCCTGACAGTCACTGA
- the lexA_1 gene encoding LexA repressor: MGPADLSPFGLTLQLLRQQQELSLNALGRLAGVDPAYLWRLERGEKQDPSLSVVRRIAIGLGMSPQAFLSRLFQVEAAIEAGKPLSLDATALITPEADADTLIFAEVLSEREQKAALRQQLADSWPRLLPLAATQGKGRRTVPILGRIAAGLPLRVEDAEAVGTLTIQSAGLPADPDLFALEVDGDSLLGDNIRPGDLVLCSPRLVPDLTSGQVGVCRLYGADLTLKHVYRTPAGVLLRASNPAYPDLEVPDQDIDILAVVLRALPPPEETPQEEDGVD, encoded by the coding sequence ATGGGTCCCGCAGACCTCAGCCCCTTCGGTCTCACCCTGCAGCTCCTCCGTCAACAGCAGGAGTTGTCGCTCAATGCCCTCGGACGCCTGGCCGGGGTGGATCCGGCCTACCTCTGGCGGCTTGAGCGGGGAGAGAAGCAGGACCCCTCTCTGAGCGTGGTCCGACGTATCGCCATTGGGCTGGGGATGTCGCCACAGGCGTTTCTCAGTCGGCTGTTCCAGGTAGAAGCCGCCATCGAGGCGGGCAAACCGCTGTCACTCGATGCCACAGCTTTGATAACTCCTGAGGCGGACGCCGACACCCTGATTTTTGCCGAAGTGCTCAGCGAACGGGAACAGAAGGCCGCGCTCCGACAGCAACTCGCCGACTCCTGGCCCCGGCTGCTCCCGCTGGCAGCCACGCAGGGCAAGGGACGTCGTACGGTGCCGATCCTGGGGCGCATTGCAGCAGGTCTGCCGCTGCGGGTAGAAGACGCTGAGGCGGTCGGGACTCTCACGATCCAGTCCGCTGGATTACCGGCAGACCCGGATCTCTTCGCACTGGAAGTCGATGGAGACTCCTTGCTGGGGGACAACATTCGCCCAGGCGACCTGGTCCTCTGCTCGCCCCGGCTGGTCCCGGACCTCACCTCGGGCCAGGTCGGAGTTTGCCGTCTCTATGGCGCGGATCTGACCCTCAAGCATGTGTATCGCACGCCGGCAGGGGTCCTGCTGCGGGCATCCAATCCAGCCTATCCGGATCTGGAGGTGCCAGATCAGGACATCGACATCCTGGCGGTCGTCTTGCGCGCGCTGCCGCCACCTGAGGAGACGCCACAGGAGGAAGACGGGGTAGACTAG
- the htpX_1 gene encoding Protease HtpX, whose amino-acid sequence MPAPLRWIVLLALTFGAPFLLISQLAWLFVRDESLSRMIGLGVGGAYFLATWIVASQLPRLYAKYYEAKKISGSQYQNHLRAYAQSCEKLKISAPELLIINDGAPIAMGVGLSAAGGKIIVTRGLFDGLEPDQFQAYLNFILVQFAKGHMAPMTFGCAAAWVALLPLKIADITDSEPLRVVLTIIFGWLGALYLQASGMRSQAYEIDQLAGASHGHGGHLALGSALNQADKVLFKYGLERIDYSSSPLWVVNPLGSKGVAAIFATHSPTPKRVKKLQRAGTKVVGKEAVAKSKGLV is encoded by the coding sequence ATGCCTGCCCCCCTGCGCTGGATCGTACTGCTCGCCCTGACCTTCGGCGCACCTTTTCTGCTGATCTCCCAGCTCGCCTGGTTGTTTGTGCGCGATGAAAGTCTGTCACGCATGATCGGTCTGGGAGTCGGTGGCGCTTACTTCCTCGCGACCTGGATCGTGGCGAGTCAGTTACCCCGGCTGTATGCGAAGTACTACGAGGCCAAGAAGATCTCCGGGAGTCAGTACCAGAACCATTTGCGCGCATATGCCCAGAGTTGTGAGAAGTTGAAGATCAGCGCACCAGAACTCCTGATCATCAACGATGGTGCGCCGATTGCGATGGGTGTCGGGCTCTCCGCCGCTGGCGGGAAGATCATTGTCACCCGGGGACTCTTCGATGGGCTGGAGCCAGATCAGTTCCAGGCGTATCTCAATTTCATCCTCGTGCAGTTCGCGAAAGGGCACATGGCACCGATGACTTTCGGTTGCGCTGCTGCCTGGGTTGCCCTGTTGCCATTGAAAATCGCCGACATCACAGACAGTGAGCCACTGCGCGTGGTACTGACGATTATCTTCGGATGGCTGGGAGCCCTGTATCTGCAGGCGAGCGGGATGCGGTCGCAGGCGTACGAAATCGACCAGCTGGCTGGCGCGAGCCATGGCCATGGCGGTCATCTGGCGCTGGGATCGGCCCTGAACCAGGCGGATAAGGTCCTCTTCAAGTATGGACTGGAGCGGATCGACTATTCCTCTTCGCCTCTCTGGGTGGTCAATCCCCTGGGCTCAAAAGGTGTCGCTGCCATTTTCGCGACCCATTCCCCGACTCCGAAGCGGGTCAAGAAGTTGCAGCGTGCAGGCACGAAAGTTGTGGGGAAAGAAGCCGTGGCGAAGTCCAAGGGGCTTGTCTGA
- a CDS encoding Purine nucleoside phosphoramidase, translated as MDLSCLFCRIAAGEIPADILYQDESVVAFRDIAPQAPTHLLLIPRRHVASTLDLSGDDAPLVGQLVTVATQLAQEAGFGSISEGYRLVINTGDAAGQSVHHLHLHLLGGRHLAWPPG; from the coding sequence GTGGATCTATCGTGCCTGTTCTGTCGCATCGCCGCCGGGGAGATTCCGGCGGACATCCTCTATCAGGATGAGTCGGTCGTGGCTTTCCGCGACATCGCGCCGCAGGCCCCGACGCATCTGCTCCTGATTCCGCGGAGGCATGTCGCCTCTACCCTCGACCTCTCGGGGGATGATGCGCCACTGGTCGGACAGCTGGTGACAGTCGCGACCCAGCTTGCCCAGGAAGCGGGCTTCGGCTCCATAAGCGAGGGGTATCGGCTGGTCATCAACACCGGCGATGCGGCAGGGCAGTCGGTCCATCATCTGCATCTGCATCTGCTGGGCGGACGCCACCTCGCGTGGCCTCCGGGTTAG
- the atoC_1 gene encoding Regulatory protein AtoC, which produces MYTGVPHILICDDEELLRWTIQEALSEVGYRVTATSSGTEALASYHEDAPDLVLLDIGLPDISGLDVLASIMQTPDPPPVLMLTAYNSAETGIKAIRLGAREYLLKPFEVEELVTKIRNTVEVISLRSQVAQQKAAIDHLLTFGDLVAQDPRMERVFDIARKVASSSSARILITGESGTGKGQLAKAIHVASGNAPEKFVAINCAAIPGELLESELMGHEKGAFTDAHQKKLGLIPLAHQGTLFLDEIGDMPPLLQSKILKVIEEKEFTPLGATRSQHVEFRLITATNKHLESEVRAGRFREDLYYRINLIPIEMPPLRERVEDIIPLAHHFMKLFNGELGRDFQGLAPEVVRAFRAHSWPGNVRELRNTIERVMILEDGRIIKPEYLPDALRKLATGGATTASAASRLEMAAGITVFPTLDAVEKAHIMRALEMTNQNVSRAAKLLGISRHTVLRKLAQYGLTDHGRERLAEEKPDGSPSASTN; this is translated from the coding sequence ATGTACACTGGCGTCCCCCACATCCTGATCTGCGACGACGAGGAACTCCTGCGCTGGACCATCCAGGAGGCCCTCTCGGAAGTGGGATACCGCGTGACGGCTACCAGTTCCGGGACCGAGGCGCTGGCGTCGTATCACGAGGATGCCCCGGATCTCGTGCTGCTGGATATCGGCCTCCCGGACATCAGCGGTCTCGATGTCCTAGCGTCGATCATGCAAACACCGGATCCGCCGCCAGTGTTAATGCTGACGGCTTACAACTCGGCGGAAACTGGGATCAAGGCGATCCGCCTCGGAGCCCGGGAATACCTGCTCAAGCCATTCGAAGTCGAAGAGTTAGTGACCAAGATCCGAAACACGGTCGAGGTCATCAGCCTGCGGAGCCAGGTCGCCCAGCAGAAGGCGGCCATCGATCATCTGCTCACTTTCGGCGATCTGGTCGCGCAGGACCCGCGCATGGAACGGGTCTTCGACATCGCCCGCAAGGTGGCGAGTTCCTCCAGCGCCCGGATTCTCATTACCGGGGAGTCCGGAACCGGCAAGGGTCAGCTGGCGAAAGCCATCCATGTGGCGTCGGGCAATGCCCCCGAGAAGTTTGTCGCCATCAACTGTGCCGCCATTCCGGGCGAGCTGTTGGAAAGCGAGCTGATGGGGCATGAAAAGGGAGCCTTTACGGACGCCCATCAGAAGAAGCTGGGGCTGATCCCTCTGGCGCATCAGGGGACCCTCTTTTTGGATGAAATCGGCGACATGCCGCCGCTGCTGCAGTCGAAAATTCTGAAAGTCATAGAGGAAAAGGAATTCACCCCACTGGGAGCCACCCGGTCGCAGCATGTGGAATTCCGGCTGATCACCGCCACAAACAAGCACCTGGAATCGGAGGTGCGGGCTGGCAGGTTCCGGGAGGACCTCTACTACCGCATTAATCTGATCCCCATCGAGATGCCGCCGTTGCGGGAGCGGGTGGAAGACATCATTCCGCTGGCGCATCACTTCATGAAGCTCTTCAACGGCGAGTTGGGTCGTGACTTTCAGGGGCTGGCCCCGGAGGTCGTCCGGGCGTTCCGGGCGCACTCCTGGCCGGGGAATGTGCGGGAACTCCGGAATACCATCGAGCGCGTGATGATCCTGGAAGATGGCCGGATCATCAAACCAGAGTATCTGCCTGATGCCCTCCGCAAACTGGCTACAGGCGGGGCGACCACCGCTTCAGCCGCCAGCCGCCTTGAAATGGCGGCCGGCATTACGGTCTTCCCGACTCTCGATGCCGTGGAGAAGGCACACATCATGCGTGCACTGGAGATGACGAATCAGAATGTCTCCCGGGCGGCGAAGCTGCTGGGTATCAGTCGGCATACGGTCCTGCGCAAGCTCGCCCAGTACGGACTCACCGATCATGGTCGGGAGCGACTGGCTGAAGAGAAGCCTGATGGCTCTCCCTCCGCGAGTACCAACTGA
- the sasA_1 gene encoding Adaptive-response sensory-kinase SasA, translating into MPELTAQLLTVRLVTLVAELLLLGLALLLVWAEYRRGRRFHLRPLATSLALLILVLGVQGTLSASQETQGVLFSPFIAALLGVFRSLAFLTLFMHCHSLLEAEDTGDGAIFARAVLWIALGAGLVIGIVYQMPDIYGIPTGAQTARILFSLLLMGFAAVGTRLLWQTEHPFRDLMRLAVVSFGFWGLFDLLAQVWVPFIFVGEVLVSAALVTLAVRLVTVELTSIAGELSETAEQLEVSARGMRQLHAAAGTLLRAGSIRACVTALIDLLTISFGLKQGVVFLLNPSSGMWELWRQSPVSGQALVTDEIPLERRQFLTEIVLAGHPYHAGQSAIRLDQDFLNLTGFSKQVVLIPLVAPRVSYTPGGDTSKLALQRGSAWKSDPCWQADRVCQQGLGNFPQRLKTCQRCPAFEPLGAIAVDLRSLPGGRQPGFEVMEALGQQASLALRDLMQIEELVTDIRFRTAALDPLPLGIVLLGPDGRITAINRLVRQLAGPKAASWLGSHLGEVPLTTRPEQLQRIIREMLTKPSEEGVELAAEVVGPQGKRECLLRLQPLLRNHVLTGVLVTVEDRTETRELQRTVMQQERFAAMGQLAMGIAHEVNNPIAGVSGLLQMLTKRLPAEAAEQRPIQTAIKDLRRASDTIRSLLQFARPRPTTLQPLDINALVTEIIDLQAFHPQAKDVAFHTDLAPALSLAQTDRESLAQVLTNLIINALQAMGGTGSITLGTFETAQRVLISVRDTGPGIPADILPRIFEPFFTTKKPGQGTGLGLSLCEMILGGLGASLAVVSTPEGTEFLILLPKVKRPSEPLMPENAVADTPLMVLPPG; encoded by the coding sequence GTGCCCGAACTCACTGCACAGCTGTTAACGGTCCGGCTGGTGACCCTGGTCGCCGAGTTGCTGTTGCTGGGGCTCGCGCTACTGCTGGTCTGGGCGGAGTACCGTCGCGGACGTCGCTTTCATCTGCGTCCTTTGGCCACATCGCTTGCCCTGCTGATTCTGGTGCTGGGCGTCCAGGGGACCCTCAGCGCCTCGCAGGAAACGCAAGGTGTCCTGTTCAGTCCCTTCATCGCAGCGCTGCTCGGCGTGTTTCGGTCCTTAGCATTCCTCACGCTCTTTATGCACTGTCATTCGCTGTTGGAAGCTGAAGATACGGGCGACGGGGCGATCTTTGCGCGGGCGGTCCTCTGGATCGCCCTGGGCGCGGGCCTGGTCATTGGTATCGTCTATCAGATGCCGGACATCTACGGCATCCCCACCGGAGCGCAGACTGCGCGCATCCTCTTTAGTCTGCTGCTGATGGGATTTGCGGCGGTTGGTACACGCCTGCTCTGGCAGACCGAGCATCCCTTCCGGGATCTGATGCGTCTGGCAGTCGTGAGCTTTGGCTTCTGGGGACTTTTCGACTTGCTGGCGCAGGTGTGGGTGCCGTTTATCTTCGTTGGTGAAGTCCTGGTATCGGCAGCGTTAGTGACCCTGGCGGTACGGCTGGTGACGGTCGAGTTGACCTCGATTGCAGGGGAGTTGTCAGAGACTGCCGAGCAACTGGAAGTCTCGGCCAGGGGGATGCGGCAGCTCCATGCGGCGGCCGGGACACTCCTGCGGGCAGGGAGCATCCGGGCTTGTGTGACTGCGCTCATTGACTTGCTCACGATTTCCTTTGGGCTCAAACAGGGCGTCGTCTTTTTGCTCAATCCCAGCAGCGGGATGTGGGAGCTCTGGCGACAGAGTCCCGTGTCAGGACAGGCGCTGGTCACCGACGAGATTCCCCTTGAGCGCCGTCAGTTCCTCACCGAAATTGTGCTGGCCGGGCATCCGTATCACGCAGGGCAGTCGGCGATTCGGCTGGACCAGGACTTCCTGAATCTCACCGGCTTCTCGAAGCAGGTGGTACTGATCCCACTGGTAGCCCCCCGGGTGAGTTATACCCCTGGGGGAGATACCAGCAAACTGGCGCTCCAGCGGGGAAGCGCCTGGAAGAGCGATCCCTGCTGGCAGGCGGACCGGGTCTGCCAACAGGGGCTCGGTAATTTCCCTCAGCGCCTAAAGACCTGTCAGCGATGCCCGGCGTTTGAACCACTCGGTGCCATCGCCGTGGATCTGCGGTCGCTACCTGGCGGTCGACAGCCTGGCTTTGAAGTGATGGAAGCGCTGGGGCAGCAGGCCAGCCTGGCGCTGCGTGATCTGATGCAGATCGAAGAACTGGTCACGGACATCCGGTTCCGGACAGCGGCCCTCGATCCCCTCCCTCTGGGCATCGTGCTCCTCGGTCCGGATGGGCGGATCACCGCCATCAATCGGCTGGTGCGGCAACTGGCAGGACCCAAAGCCGCTTCGTGGCTCGGGAGCCATCTGGGTGAAGTCCCCCTGACCACGCGCCCGGAACAACTGCAGCGCATCATTCGGGAGATGCTCACCAAGCCCTCGGAGGAAGGGGTCGAGCTGGCTGCGGAAGTGGTCGGTCCGCAGGGGAAGCGGGAGTGTCTGCTGCGACTCCAGCCGCTACTGCGCAATCATGTACTGACTGGTGTGCTGGTGACGGTCGAGGACCGGACCGAAACCCGGGAGTTACAGCGGACAGTCATGCAGCAGGAGCGATTCGCCGCGATGGGCCAGCTCGCGATGGGGATTGCCCACGAAGTGAACAATCCCATCGCCGGGGTGTCCGGGTTGCTCCAGATGCTGACAAAGCGTCTTCCAGCCGAGGCTGCTGAACAGCGTCCGATTCAGACAGCCATCAAGGACCTGCGGCGCGCATCGGACACGATCCGGAGTCTGCTGCAGTTTGCCCGGCCGCGACCGACCACCCTCCAGCCGCTGGACATCAATGCGCTGGTGACCGAGATCATTGATCTGCAGGCGTTTCATCCGCAGGCAAAGGACGTAGCGTTTCACACTGACCTCGCCCCCGCGCTGAGTCTCGCGCAAACTGACAGGGAGAGTCTGGCCCAGGTCCTGACCAATCTGATCATTAATGCCCTGCAAGCGATGGGCGGGACCGGATCGATCACGCTGGGGACTTTTGAGACGGCTCAGCGGGTGCTGATCTCGGTCCGGGACACCGGCCCGGGCATCCCGGCGGACATCCTGCCCCGCATCTTCGAACCCTTCTTCACTACAAAGAAGCCGGGCCAGGGGACTGGGCTGGGCTTAAGCCTGTGCGAGATGATCCTGGGTGGTCTGGGTGCTTCACTGGCTGTGGTGAGTACTCCAGAGGGAACGGAGTTTCTGATTTTATTGCCGAAAGTGAAACGTCCGAGTGAACCGCTGATGCCAGAGAACGCCGTCGCGGACACCCCGCTCATGGTGCTGCCTCCGGGCTAA
- the pepA_1 gene encoding Cytosol aminopeptidase yields MSPLFKCMDKPLAEARADVAVGFVWQDAGLAPATKEIDKAAGGVAAKLLRNGMYLGKEGEILLLPLGKESKAKFLLLIGLGKQADAKLNTLRNAGGNLVLAATRHRFAKASIQPGDFHFTGVLDQDDLTQSTQAFVEGVILRDYEFADYRTEKEPVFHLEELTLHCAKGSKAALEAGIELGSIFAGASNFARTLVTHPPNTKTPTFLAERAQELAKASDGHMTCKVLDRAQCAKLGMGSFLSVAQGTDTEPRFIILEYKPKGKKGDLPTIALVGKAITFDTGGISLKPAAGMESMKYDMAGGAGVLGAMKAVSELRPDKHVIGIVPATDNMPSGKALHPSDIVRSQSGKSIEIISTDAEGRLILADGLEYAQQYKPDACVDMATLTGAVVIALGSVNAGLMTNNAHLGRQLSRAGRVTNERLWELPLDKEYAEQIKTPVADMKNTGGREAGSITAGVFLQQFVGEMNWAHLDIAGMAWEEKGKAYMDKGATGFGARLLAQFVLDFEKPSAS; encoded by the coding sequence ATGTCACCTCTCTTTAAGTGTATGGACAAGCCGCTGGCGGAAGCCCGCGCTGATGTCGCGGTCGGGTTCGTCTGGCAGGACGCGGGTCTCGCCCCGGCGACCAAGGAGATCGACAAAGCGGCGGGCGGGGTCGCGGCGAAACTGCTGCGCAACGGGATGTACCTGGGGAAGGAAGGCGAGATTCTCCTTCTCCCGCTGGGCAAGGAGTCCAAAGCCAAGTTTCTGCTGCTCATCGGACTGGGGAAGCAGGCCGATGCCAAGCTGAACACGCTCCGGAACGCGGGCGGCAATCTCGTGCTCGCCGCGACTCGTCATCGCTTTGCGAAGGCGTCGATTCAGCCCGGAGACTTTCATTTCACTGGCGTCCTCGACCAGGATGATCTGACCCAGAGCACGCAGGCGTTTGTCGAAGGTGTCATTCTGCGGGACTACGAATTCGCCGACTATCGCACGGAAAAAGAACCGGTCTTTCATCTGGAAGAACTGACGCTCCATTGTGCAAAGGGGAGCAAGGCCGCGCTGGAAGCCGGGATCGAACTCGGCAGCATTTTCGCCGGAGCCTCGAACTTCGCCCGGACCCTGGTCACTCATCCCCCGAACACGAAGACCCCCACCTTTCTCGCTGAACGCGCGCAGGAGCTGGCGAAGGCTTCTGATGGTCACATGACCTGCAAAGTCCTCGATCGGGCCCAGTGCGCCAAGCTCGGGATGGGGTCATTCCTCTCCGTGGCTCAGGGGACCGACACCGAGCCCCGGTTCATCATCCTGGAGTACAAGCCGAAGGGGAAGAAGGGGGATCTGCCGACGATCGCATTGGTGGGCAAGGCGATCACCTTCGACACTGGTGGCATCAGCCTGAAGCCAGCGGCGGGCATGGAGTCGATGAAGTACGACATGGCCGGCGGTGCTGGGGTCCTGGGAGCGATGAAAGCGGTCTCGGAACTGCGACCCGACAAGCATGTCATCGGGATTGTTCCCGCGACAGACAACATGCCGTCGGGCAAAGCCCTGCATCCGTCGGACATCGTCCGGTCGCAGTCGGGCAAGTCCATCGAGATCATCTCCACCGACGCTGAGGGACGGCTGATCCTGGCGGATGGCCTGGAGTACGCCCAGCAGTACAAGCCGGATGCCTGCGTGGACATGGCGACGCTCACGGGCGCAGTTGTGATCGCCCTGGGATCGGTGAACGCCGGCCTGATGACGAACAACGCGCATCTGGGGCGACAGCTGAGTCGCGCGGGACGGGTCACTAACGAGCGACTGTGGGAGCTCCCCCTCGACAAAGAGTACGCCGAGCAGATCAAGACTCCGGTGGCAGACATGAAGAACACCGGCGGGCGCGAAGCGGGTTCCATCACGGCTGGTGTCTTCCTGCAGCAGTTTGTCGGCGAGATGAACTGGGCGCATCTGGACATCGCCGGCATGGCCTGGGAGGAGAAGGGCAAGGCGTACATGGATAAGGGAGCCACCGGCTTCGGGGCCCGACTCCTGGCACAGTTTGTCCTGGACTTCGAGAAGCCCAGCGCCAGCTAA